A part of Ignavibacteriales bacterium genomic DNA contains:
- the truA gene encoding tRNA pseudouridine(38-40) synthase TruA, whose product MNDFYKKKSRGKYKQENFPHTQHQKINTQSNNRFQLCIEYEGTRYSGWQRQENARTVQGELFKAAREIFGENNFDIQGAGRTDSGVHALCQVAHLEVQTMLAPEIIRIKMNDLLPHDINILEIKKTSKTFHARHDAVRRSYIYQISRRRTAFGKNYVWWVKDKLDFNSMNEAARLFVGMHDFISFAEKDPLEKSTKVLIEDIQVLEEGNLILIRIVGSHFLWKMVRRIVGVLVEAGRGKLTPQQIIIWLNIKSSEPAKYTAPPSGLFLEKVVYNNETLPKDFSSTVKI is encoded by the coding sequence ATGAATGACTTTTATAAGAAGAAAAGCCGGGGAAAGTACAAACAAGAGAATTTTCCGCACACTCAGCATCAAAAAATAAATACTCAATCAAACAATCGCTTTCAACTTTGCATCGAATACGAAGGAACACGCTACAGCGGCTGGCAGAGGCAGGAAAACGCTCGCACAGTTCAAGGTGAATTATTCAAAGCTGCACGCGAAATTTTTGGTGAAAATAATTTTGATATTCAGGGGGCGGGAAGAACCGACAGCGGAGTTCACGCACTTTGCCAGGTTGCTCATCTCGAAGTACAAACAATGCTTGCCCCCGAAATAATAAGAATAAAAATGAATGACTTGCTTCCTCACGATATTAATATTTTGGAGATAAAAAAGACATCAAAAACTTTTCATGCACGGCACGACGCAGTTAGACGAAGTTACATTTACCAAATATCAAGGAGAAGAACAGCCTTTGGTAAAAATTATGTTTGGTGGGTAAAAGATAAACTTGATTTTAATTCAATGAATGAAGCTGCAAGATTATTTGTCGGCATGCACGATTTTATTTCATTTGCTGAAAAAGACCCGCTCGAAAAATCAACTAAAGTTCTAATTGAAGATATTCAAGTTTTAGAAGAAGGCAATTTAATTTTAATACGAATTGTAGGTTCTCATTTTCTCTGGAAAATGGTTAGAAGAATTGTCGGAGTTTTAGTTGAAGCAGGAAGAGGGAAATTGACTCCGCAGCAAATTATTATTTGGTTGAACATTAAATCAAGCGAACCCGCAAAATATACAGCCCCACCCTCGGGACTCTTTTTAGAAAAAGTTGTTTATAACAATGAAACTCTTCCTAAAGATTTTTCTTCAACAGTAAAAATTTAG
- a CDS encoding immune inhibitor A — MKTLRLLLLFLLISTVGFSQNYKQVKIYFNDASQLNQLMSSGLEIDHAKFTKDNAIVVFLSDEEFAKLQNTSFTYEILINDWAKYYSELPKLNETEKQSFIQQSKKDYNVDGFGFGSMGGFYTLAEIYSKLDSMYLLYPNLITQKFQIGTSIEGRPMYAVKISDNPNVSESEPQVHFNALIHAREPAAMMAVMYYMYYLLENYGTDPEATYLVDNREIYFIPCINVDGYEYNRQTDPNGGGMWRKNRKNNGTGCWGVDLNRNFGFQWGYNNSGSSPNSCDETYRGSSAFSEPETQAIRDFVVAHNFKTTFNYHTYSNLLLYPWGYINQPTPDDDIFVEFANDIVQYNGYQPGQPPAILYDVNGAADDWFYGEQATKDKIFAYTPEVGSTGFWPSMSEIFPLAMENLKPNLYLTWAAGEFVNMENISFSDDYFDAGDNIEVSIGSVRNKGLSDAFSTSINLSSPDQNVIVTNGTINLGDIASRTTIFPTGTLSFSLSNSLVPNVTIPLLFTVSTGSTIMFVDTIKVVSGTPVFAFVDTTNNPLTLWTITATPSNKKWEATTTSYHSAPNSYTDSKNGDYNDNATVTMQLTNSIDISSLTNPRASFWTKYDIENGWDYGQFEVSTNNGSTWTPLEGLYTNPGTGSFQPNGEPLYDGVQSAWVKEDIDLTGYTSNQFKMRFQLKTDGGVTGDGWYVDDISIFVYGVVPVELTSFNAKSTNKEITLNWQTATELNNNGFEIERLTNANSGWTRIGFVMGNGTTQEIHNYSFVDKNPVSGINYYRLKQIDYDGTVNLSQEVSVNFVGVIEYSLEQNYPNPFNPSTNIYYSIPQAGKVTLKVYNILGSEVATLVDDVKDSGRHNVEFNSAAKNITSGIYFYTITAGSFKQTRKMLMIK, encoded by the coding sequence ATGAAAACTCTTCGATTACTCCTTCTATTTCTTTTAATAAGCACAGTTGGTTTTAGTCAAAACTACAAGCAAGTCAAAATATATTTTAACGATGCTTCTCAATTAAATCAACTGATGTCTTCTGGCTTAGAAATTGATCACGCTAAGTTTACAAAAGACAATGCCATCGTTGTATTTTTAAGCGATGAGGAATTTGCCAAGCTTCAAAACACTTCTTTCACTTATGAAATTCTCATCAATGATTGGGCAAAATATTATTCAGAACTTCCGAAGCTGAATGAAACAGAAAAACAAAGTTTTATTCAACAAAGCAAAAAAGATTATAACGTTGACGGTTTTGGTTTTGGTTCGATGGGCGGATTTTACACGCTTGCAGAAATTTATTCTAAGCTTGACTCGATGTATTTATTATATCCGAACCTCATCACTCAAAAATTTCAGATAGGTACTTCGATAGAAGGCAGACCAATGTATGCAGTAAAAATTTCTGACAACCCAAATGTGAGTGAAAGCGAGCCTCAAGTTCATTTCAATGCTCTGATTCATGCACGCGAACCCGCCGCAATGATGGCGGTTATGTACTACATGTATTATCTGTTAGAAAATTACGGCACTGATCCCGAAGCGACTTACTTAGTTGATAACAGGGAAATTTATTTTATTCCTTGTATCAATGTTGATGGTTATGAATATAACCGGCAGACCGATCCCAACGGAGGAGGTATGTGGCGCAAGAATAGAAAAAACAACGGAACCGGCTGCTGGGGGGTCGATCTCAACAGAAATTTCGGTTTTCAGTGGGGATACAACAACAGCGGTTCAAGTCCCAATTCCTGCGATGAAACTTATCGCGGCAGTTCTGCTTTCTCTGAACCTGAAACTCAGGCAATAAGAGATTTTGTTGTTGCTCATAATTTCAAAACAACTTTCAACTATCACACTTACAGCAATTTATTGCTCTACCCCTGGGGTTACATAAATCAGCCGACACCGGATGATGATATCTTTGTTGAATTTGCTAATGACATTGTTCAGTACAATGGTTATCAGCCGGGGCAGCCTCCAGCAATTTTATATGATGTAAATGGCGCTGCTGATGACTGGTTCTACGGTGAACAAGCCACTAAAGATAAAATTTTTGCTTACACCCCGGAGGTTGGCAGCACAGGCTTCTGGCCTTCTATGAGCGAAATATTTCCTCTCGCTATGGAAAATCTAAAACCAAATCTTTATTTAACCTGGGCGGCGGGTGAATTTGTTAACATGGAAAATATTTCTTTCAGTGATGATTATTTTGATGCCGGCGATAATATTGAAGTCTCAATTGGCTCGGTTAGAAATAAAGGACTAAGTGATGCATTCAGTACAAGTATTAATTTATCTTCTCCCGATCAAAATGTTATTGTTACGAATGGAACAATAAATCTTGGCGATATAGCTTCGCGAACAACTATCTTTCCAACGGGAACGCTTTCATTCTCTTTATCAAATTCTCTCGTGCCAAATGTAACGATTCCTCTTTTGTTTACCGTTTCTACCGGCAGCACAATCATGTTTGTTGATACAATAAAAGTAGTTTCGGGCACACCTGTTTTTGCTTTTGTTGATACAACAAACAACCCTTTAACTTTGTGGACGATTACCGCTACGCCGAGCAATAAGAAATGGGAAGCTACAACAACCTCATATCATTCTGCTCCTAATTCTTACACTGATAGTAAGAACGGAGATTACAATGATAATGCAACAGTAACTATGCAATTAACAAACTCAATTGATATTTCCTCTCTTACAAATCCAAGAGCAAGTTTCTGGACTAAGTATGACATTGAAAACGGATGGGACTACGGGCAGTTTGAAGTTTCAACTAACAACGGCTCAACATGGACTCCACTTGAAGGACTCTACACTAACCCCGGCACCGGTAGTTTTCAACCAAACGGTGAGCCGCTTTATGATGGAGTTCAATCTGCCTGGGTGAAGGAAGATATTGATCTTACAGGATATACGAGCAATCAATTTAAAATGAGATTTCAATTAAAGACCGATGGGGGAGTGACCGGCGATGGCTGGTACGTTGATGATATAAGTATTTTTGTTTATGGTGTTGTTCCTGTTGAGCTTACTTCATTCAACGCAAAATCAACTAACAAAGAAATCACTTTGAACTGGCAGACAGCGACTGAATTAAATAACAATGGCTTCGAAATTGAAAGATTGACTAATGCGAACAGCGGCTGGACTCGCATTGGATTCGTGATGGGCAACGGTACAACGCAGGAAATTCACAATTATAGTTTTGTTGATAAAAATCCTGTCAGCGGAATAAATTACTACAGACTAAAACAAATTGATTATGACGGAACTGTTAATCTTTCGCAGGAAGTTTCGGTTAATTTTGTCGGCGTAATAGAATATTCACTCGAGCAGAATTACCCCAACCCTTTTAATCCATCCACGAATATTTATTACTCAATTCCACAAGCTGGAAAAGTAACGCTTAAGGTTTACAATATTCTCGGTTCCGAAGTTGCAACACTTGTTGATGATGTCAAAGATTCTGGAAGACACAATGTTGAGTTTAACTCTGCAGCTAAAAATATTACCAGTGGAATTTATTTCTACACAATCACTGCCGGCAGTTTCAAACAAACCCGCAAGATGTTGATGATAAAATGA
- a CDS encoding PhoH family protein — protein MKKQKSRIKTPKIFILDTNVILHDATSINQFQENDVVIPLPVIEELDHFKRGSQIINLNAREFARTLDSLTGTALFNGGIQMGKGRGKLRIAISRGLSSEIKEIFREDTPDHRILSIANDWHKKLLNQTSVILVTKDVNLRMKAKALGIPAEDYTTDRIESIEELYSGKEIVEEVPDELILNIFQPPFEIPAEKFLKKLKIEPVPNKYFILRNANRSILAYLDQEMKTFSRVDKNLIYGIKPRNAEQTFAVDALTKNDIQLVSMTGKAGTGKTLLALASALQVRKNYRQIFIARPVIPLSNKDIGYLPGDVESKLAPYMQPLWDNLKVIQDQFPETDKQHQLIDTMIKDEKLVIEPLSYIRGRSLQRIFFIVDEAQNLTPHEIKTIITRAGEGSKIVFTGDIYQIDHPYLDAQSNGLSFLIDKFKGQKLYAHINLVKGERSALAELASNLL, from the coding sequence ATGAAAAAACAAAAAAGCAGAATTAAAACCCCCAAGATTTTTATTCTTGACACAAACGTGATTCTCCACGATGCAACAAGCATTAATCAATTTCAGGAAAATGATGTTGTAATTCCGCTTCCTGTAATTGAAGAACTTGATCATTTTAAACGAGGCAGTCAAATCATAAATCTGAATGCACGGGAGTTTGCCCGAACACTTGACTCGCTTACCGGCACGGCACTTTTCAACGGCGGAATTCAAATGGGAAAAGGACGAGGCAAACTTCGTATTGCTATTTCGCGCGGGCTTTCTTCAGAGATTAAAGAAATTTTTAGGGAAGATACTCCCGATCACAGAATTCTCAGTATTGCAAATGACTGGCATAAAAAACTTTTGAATCAGACATCGGTCATACTTGTTACAAAAGATGTTAATCTGCGAATGAAGGCAAAAGCTCTTGGCATTCCTGCAGAAGATTATACCACCGATAGGATTGAAAGTATCGAAGAACTCTACAGCGGAAAAGAAATTGTTGAAGAAGTCCCGGACGAATTGATACTTAATATTTTTCAGCCGCCTTTTGAAATTCCTGCCGAAAAATTTTTGAAGAAATTAAAAATTGAGCCCGTCCCAAATAAATATTTTATACTTCGAAACGCCAATAGGTCTATTCTCGCCTACTTAGACCAGGAAATGAAAACATTTTCACGCGTGGATAAGAATTTAATTTATGGAATAAAACCGCGAAATGCCGAACAAACTTTTGCGGTTGATGCCTTAACTAAAAACGATATTCAACTTGTTTCGATGACCGGTAAAGCCGGAACAGGAAAAACTTTGCTCGCCTTAGCAAGTGCGCTTCAAGTTCGGAAAAATTACAGGCAAATTTTTATTGCACGCCCTGTTATTCCACTAAGCAATAAAGATATTGGCTACCTGCCCGGAGATGTTGAAAGTAAACTTGCACCTTATATGCAGCCGTTGTGGGATAACCTAAAAGTGATTCAGGATCAATTTCCTGAAACAGATAAGCAGCATCAACTGATCGATACGATGATCAAAGACGAAAAACTTGTTATTGAACCGCTTTCATATATTCGCGGGAGAAGTTTACAAAGAATATTTTTTATCGTAGATGAAGCGCAAAATCTTACTCCGCACGAAATTAAAACAATAATTACCCGTGCTGGCGAAGGTTCTAAAATTGTATTTACAGGGGACATCTATCAGATTGATCATCCTTACCTCGATGCACAATCTAATGGATTATCTTTTCTCATTGATAAATTTAAAGGACAGAAACTTTACGCTCATATCAATCTCGTAAAAGGTGAGCGTTCAGCACTTGCTGAACTTGCGAGCAACTTATTATAA
- the rpsT gene encoding 30S ribosomal protein S20, translated as MANHPSAKKRSRSSLKKKLVNKMNESKMKTLVKKTLTSSDKDEVQKLYKETVATLDRSSTKGKIHKNTAARRKSRLTKHLNKLTATK; from the coding sequence ATGGCTAATCATCCATCTGCAAAAAAAAGATCAAGATCATCTTTAAAGAAAAAATTGGTTAATAAAATGAACGAATCGAAAATGAAAACACTCGTAAAAAAGACTCTAACATCCAGTGATAAAGATGAAGTTCAGAAATTATACAAAGAAACTGTTGCAACTCTTGACAGAAGTTCTACGAAAGGAAAGATTCATAAGAACACTGCGGCGAGAAGAAAATCAAGACTAACCAAGCATCTTAATAAATTAACTGCGACTAAATAA
- a CDS encoding DUF4920 domain-containing protein, producing MKNILLFIFLSLFLMQFTSFAQIEKYGRDIAIQEKTNISEILSDPSDFEGQTVLVEGKINDVCPSAGCWMILESDKEGQEIKIKVKDGDIVFPQEAIGKTALVEGTVYKIELTQEEAVEYYSHVAEEKGEDFDPASVTGAVTLFQIKGLAAEIR from the coding sequence ATGAAAAACATTTTATTATTCATCTTTCTATCATTGTTTCTGATGCAGTTTACTTCTTTCGCTCAGATAGAAAAATACGGTCGCGATATTGCAATTCAGGAAAAGACTAATATTTCTGAAATTCTTTCTGACCCGTCTGATTTTGAAGGACAAACTGTTTTGGTCGAAGGAAAAATAAATGATGTTTGCCCATCCGCCGGCTGCTGGATGATTTTAGAGAGCGATAAAGAAGGACAAGAAATAAAAATAAAAGTTAAAGACGGCGATATTGTTTTTCCGCAGGAAGCAATTGGCAAAACTGCTCTCGTCGAAGGAACAGTTTATAAGATTGAACTAACACAGGAGGAAGCTGTTGAATATTATTCTCACGTTGCCGAAGAAAAAGGAGAGGATTTTGATCCCGCATCTGTTACGGGCGCAGTAACCTTATTTCAGATTAAAGGATTGGCGGCGGAAATAAGATAG
- a CDS encoding 6-carboxytetrahydropterin synthase: protein MKIAKEFRWEMGHRLPDHFGLCKNIHGHSYKMIVEFDGDLNNDQMVIDYYDVEKIINPILEKLDHAFMVNKQDEMVIDFLEKIKSKKVVVDFHATAENICNYFLDRIKKSSLPSNIHAIKVKVFETQFDYAEESVKL, encoded by the coding sequence ATGAAAATAGCTAAAGAATTTCGCTGGGAAATGGGACACCGTTTACCGGATCATTTTGGCCTTTGTAAAAATATTCATGGTCATTCCTACAAAATGATTGTCGAGTTTGATGGCGACCTGAACAACGATCAGATGGTAATTGATTATTACGATGTTGAAAAAATTATTAATCCGATACTTGAAAAACTTGATCACGCATTTATGGTTAATAAGCAAGATGAAATGGTGATTGATTTTTTAGAAAAAATAAAATCTAAAAAAGTTGTTGTGGACTTTCATGCAACTGCTGAAAACATTTGCAATTATTTTTTAGACCGAATTAAAAAATCATCGCTGCCGTCAAACATTCACGCCATAAAAGTTAAAGTGTTTGAAACGCAGTTCGATTATGCAGAAGAATCTGTTAAACTATAA
- the queE gene encoding 7-carboxy-7-deazaguanine synthase QueE, with amino-acid sequence MIKVNEIFLSIQGESSRAGLPCVFVRLTYCNLRCSYCDTEYAFYEGSDFSIDKIVNRIKSYNCNLVEITGGEPLMQNECLDLMKKLCESGFDVLLETSGSLPIDSVDSRVMIIMDLKCPSSGMLKKNLYTNIRFLKKNDEVKFVIGNREDYEWSKEIISKYELKRKCRILFSVVFSTLEPVTLVNWILEDKLDVRFQLQMHKFIWHPETKGV; translated from the coding sequence ATGATTAAAGTAAACGAAATATTTCTCTCGATTCAAGGCGAAAGCTCACGCGCCGGATTGCCTTGCGTTTTTGTCAGACTTACCTATTGTAATCTTCGCTGCTCTTATTGCGATACAGAATATGCTTTTTACGAAGGCAGTGACTTCTCAATTGACAAAATTGTTAATAGAATAAAAAGTTATAATTGTAATCTTGTCGAGATCACCGGCGGCGAACCATTGATGCAAAATGAATGTTTGGACTTAATGAAAAAACTTTGTGAATCCGGTTTTGATGTATTGCTCGAAACCAGCGGAAGTTTGCCTATCGATAGTGTTGACTCTCGTGTGATGATTATTATGGATTTGAAATGTCCTTCCTCTGGAATGCTGAAAAAAAACCTTTATACTAATATTAGGTTTCTAAAAAAGAATGATGAAGTAAAATTTGTTATTGGTAACCGTGAAGATTATGAATGGTCGAAAGAGATTATCTCGAAGTATGAATTAAAGAGAAAATGCAGGATACTTTTTTCAGTTGTGTTTAGTACTCTCGAACCGGTCACTTTAGTCAACTGGATATTAGAAGATAAGCTTGATGTACGATTTCAATTACAGATGCATAAATTTATCTGGCATCCTGAAACGAAAGGGGTATAA